Part of the Leptotrichia massiliensis genome, ATGAAGCAAAGCAAATCCTGCACGAACTGCAAGATGAAATAGGAGAAGGTCCAGCAGCAGTATTAATGCCACTTAGAGCAGTTATTACAGGAAAAGCCAGAGGAGCGGATTTGTACACGGTAATCGCAGTTATTGGGAAAGAAAGAACGTTGGCTAGAATAAATAATATTTTGAATAAATAATATTTTTAAAGGGAATTACTAATATGTAGTTCTCTTTTTTGTATTAATTTTTTTAACTATTTTTTAAAATTTTATGGAAATTTTATTTCTTATGTGGTATAATTATATTAATTAAGAAATAAAAGATAAGGGGTGATAGTTATGGCTACAAGCAGTTTTTTCAAAAATTTAGAATTGAATAAGGAAGCGGCTGAAGAGCTTATTAAAATGATGGAAGAAGGATTTACTGTAAATAAAAATGAGGATTTAGAGATTAAGGTTAATGATGAAAAAACTATAGAAGCGATAGGTAAAAAATGGAATCTTAGAAAAAAGGGGACAAAATAATTGGAAAATATCAATTTAAAAAATTTTGTGAATACATATGAAGAAACAGATGTAAATAAAATGTTGAAAAATTTTAAAAGTATTTCTATTTCAAATAAAAAGAATGATATAGAAACATTTTTACAGGAAAAAGCGATCAAATTTGAAAAATCTTGTATTTCTTCGACATATCTTGTATACGATGATAATATTGAAGAAATGTTAGGATATTTTACAATTGCAAATAGAAGTTTAATTCTTTCAAAAGAAGAATTGAATGTGCTTTCAAAAACACAGCAAAAGAAACTGAGTAATAGCGGAAGTATATTAAGAAATGGTGATTTGATGACAAGTAGTTTTTTGTTGGGACAACTTGGGAAAAATTATTCAGATGATATTTTGAAAAAAATTACAGGAAAAGATTTACTAACTTCGGCATATAATTTGTTATTGAAGATAAAGGAATTGATAAATACTAAATATGTCTGGTTGGAATGTCAGAATGAATCTAGATTAATTAATTTTTATAGAGATTTTGGATTTAAACTTTTGGAGCATATTATTTCTGATGAAGGATTGAAAGTAATGATAATGGAACTTAAATGAAGTATATTGAATTTATTTTTAAGATTAAATGGATAAATTATAAAAATTTAAAAAAGTGATGTATAGAGTTTTAAACTTTTAGATATCGCTTTTTTTATTTTATTTATATTCAAATTTATAATAAATATTTTTTTCTTTAATAAAATAAACTTTTTAGTTTTAATGAACTGGCGGAGCTTTTATAATTTAACTAGAATAATCCATAATTATTTAAGTTGAATTGTAAGAAATTTTTTAGTATAATTAGGTTACCAAAAGTTTCATTTGCGAAAGGGGAGAAATTATGTTAAAAAGAGCGAAAAAATTATATGAGAAATATAAAAAAACAAATATTACAGCAGAAGATTTGAAAAAGGCTGGAAAGTTGAAAAATAATTTGGGAGCAGTTGCATCAAAGTTTGGACTTCTTGTGAGAATGTTGCAAGCGGACAAAAGAGGGGAATTTAAGATTCCAACGATGGATAAGGTAAAAATTATTGGAGCGATTATTTATGTGATTTCTACGATTGATGCGGTGCCTGATATTTTGCCGATTATTGGGTTTGGTGATGATATAGGTGTTGTGGCGTATGTGATTTCAAAGCTGGGAAGTTTGATTTCTGAATATGAAAAATTTGAGCTTCAGAAGAAAAGGGAAGAGAAGGACAGAAATGTAGATTGGGATAATCTAAGGGTTGTAAATGAAGATTAGAAGTGGAGAAATATGAAAAAAGAAAATTTTTTGAGGCAGTTTCCGAAAGAAATGGAGTATTTGGCTAGCAAATTGTATAATTGTTATGAAGTGGCGAAGGAATATGAGATTATGAGCTTTACTGAGGAGTTTTATACGCCGAATTTTTGGAAGAAGCTGGGGAAAAGGATGGATGGACTTAATGTTATTTGTGATGGAGTTTTTGCGGATAGTGATAGACGGCAAATTGCATTTGTGCCTGATAGTTTTATAGCTGGAAATAGAGATGTTTATGATAATTTTGCAAAAAATGGCAAAAGTTTGGTACAAGATGATGAAAAAATTGAAGATTATGCGGACTGTAATAATGAGTTTAGTGAGAATAGTTTTCAATTTCCAAATAAATTGTTAAAAATATTAATAGATTCAAGATTTCGTGAATATCTTCATAAAGATTTTTTAGGAAGCCTTATGGGACTTAATATAAAAAGGGAGCTTATGGGAGACTTGATTTTGGAAAATGAGGGCAGGAAAATATCAGGATATATTCCAGTATCAGAGAAAATTGCGGATTATATTATTTCGGAATTAAAGCAAATTGGAAAAGCATCTTGTGAAATTGAAATTATTGACACAAAAAATAAAAATATTCTTCCGCAATATAAATATGATGATAAGTTAATTACAGTTCCCTCCAAGCGTTTGGACAGCATTGTTTCAACGATTACAAATTTATCTCGTACAAAAGTAATTGAGCCGATTGAAAAAGGAAAGGTTCTAGTTGATTATGTGGAAGAAAAGGATAAATCTAAAATGCTTGAAATTGGGAGTTTGATTACGATTAGAGGGTTTGGGAAGTATAAATTGTTTTTGGATAAGGGGGAAACAAAAAAGGGGAAAGAACGGATACTTGTGAAGAAATACATTTAGAATTTAATAAAAATAAATATTCTAAAGCAAAGGGTCTTGACCACTTGTGGAAACACAAAAACTCAGGTTATCGAACATGTCTATTATTTATAACTTGGTCTAAATGTTTTAAAATAAAGAATGTTCTAAATAAAAGAAAGAAGGTAGAAAAATGAAAGATGTTACACCAAAAAGTAATTTTGAAATATTGATAAGATGTCTTGTAATAGCAATTGGGATTGTGGCAGTAATTGCATTTCTGAAATTAGCACTTTCGGTATTTTTATCAGTTGCAGGTTGGATAATTCCTATTGCGTTGATATTATTTTTGTATGAAAAATTTAAAGAAAAATAGTTTTTTAAAGATTTTTATCAAATTGATAATTAAGTAATTCTAGGGTTTAAAATATGTAACTTTTAGATTTGAAAAAGAATTATTATAAAAATAGAAAAGGAATGAAAAGATGGAAAGAAATGAAATAAAACAGGAATATAAATGGAATTTATCAGATATTTATGAAAATTATTCAGCTTGGGAGAAGAATTTTGAGAAAGTTAGTGAGCTGAAAAAAGAATTGGCTGGGTTTAAAGGGCAATTTGGGAATGAAGGGAAGTTGTTGGAGTTTTTTCAGAAGCAGGAGGAGATGGACAAGATTTCTTATAAATTGTATCGTTATCCTCAGCTTGCGAGGGATTTGAACTCGTCGGCTAAGGAGGCTGTGGAGCATTTGCAGAAGGTGCAGTTTTTATTTGCAGAGATTTCTACTGAATTGTCCTGGGTAAATTCCGAACTGGTTGATAATCGTGAGAATATTGAAAAATGGATTGAAAAAAAAGAATTTGATGATTATAGATTTGGACTGAAAAATTTATTTAGACTGCAAAAGCATATTCTGGAAGAAAAGGAAAGCAAATTGTTGTCGTACTACAGCTCATTCTTTTCAGCACCGAGAAGCATTTATTCGGAAGTTACGGTTACGGATGTGGAATGGCCTCAAGTTACGCTTAATTCTGGAGAAGAAGTGGATGTAACGCCTGCCAATTATTCTAAAATTTTGTCTACAAATAGAAATCAGGAAGACAGAAAACTGATGTTTCAGACGTTTTATACAATTTATGAAAAGAAAAAAAATACGATTGCTGCAATTTATAACTCAATTTTGCAAAAGGGAATTGCTTCAAAGAAAGCCTACAATTACGATTCATTTTTGTTAAGCCATCTGGAGAGTGACAATATTCCAGAAGAAATTTACTTAAATCTTGTCAATACGGCGAAAAATAATACAAAACCATTGCAAAGATATTTAAAATTGAGAAAGAAAATTTTAGGACTTGAAAAATATTATAATTTTGACGGCTCAATTAATCTGATAGAATTTGACAAGGAATACGAGTATGATGATGCGAAGGAAATAGTGTTAAATTCAGTTGCTCCGCTTGGAAAAGATTACGTAGAAAAAATGAAAAAAGCGATTTCAGAAGGCTGGCTGGATGTATTTGAGGCGAAAGGGAAAAGAACGGGAGCGTATTCTGCAGGAGTTTACGGAGTTCACCCATATATGCTTCTAAATTACAACAAGACTTTAGACAGCGTATTTACATTGGCACACGAACTGGGACATACCTTGCACACTCTTTATTCAGATGAAAATCAGCCTTTCTCGATGGCAGACTACACAATTTTCGTAGCAGAAGTGGCTTCCACATTTAACGAAAGACTACTGCTCGATTACATGCTAGAAAATACCGATGATCCAAAAGAAAGAATCGCACTACTGGAGCAGGAAATTGGAAATATTGTTGGAACATTCTATTTTCAAGCATTGCTAGCAGATTATGAATATCAGGCACACAAGCTGGCAGAAGCTGGAGAGCCGATTACAGCGGAAGTTTTAAGCAAAATTATGGAAGACTTGTTTGACAAATATTACGGCGACATAATAGAAAAAGATGATTTAATCTATATTTTCTGGGCAAGAGTTCCACACTTTTTCAACTCGCCATTTTACGTGTATCAATACGCCACTTGCTTTGCCTCATCAGCGATTTTATATGAAAAAATGATAAATTCAAGTGATGAAAGCGAGAAAAAACAAACACTAGACAAATACATCCAATTATTAAGCTCAGGAGGAAATGACTTCCCAATGGAACAGCTTAAAAAGGCAGGAGTTGACTTATCAAAAATTGAAACAATCGAGGCTGTAGCAAAACAGTTTGATTCGTTGCTAGATAAATTGGAAGTGGAAATTAATAAGTTGTAGAAAAATATTAAAATATAAAATAGCTTGCACCCAAACTTAAAATATTGTATAATAAAAATATAAAAAAACACATAAATAGTTAATACATGAAATGGAATGATAATTTGATATAGAAAAAAACAATATAAAAGGAGATGTATATTTATGAAAAAAATAATTATGCTGGTTATACTTGCTATGACTACGTTCAGTTGCAGTCTGCTGGATGAAGTGAACAGGGAAGATGCTGAAAGAGGAGTGAAATGTTATAAGCAGTATGGAAATGTATACTGTAGGGATAGAGAGGGAAATAGGACATATTAATAAATGATAAACTTATATATGAAGGGCAGAGGATTCTCGTTTGGAGAGGATGTATTTTGCTCTTTTTCTTTTAGTTAAACAATTGTATTTTTTAATTAATTTTCAAATTAAAATCAATTCTGTTTTCAATATTATTAACATCGGTTTATTGTATTGACAATGTAATTAAAAATTGATACAATGAAGAAAAAAAGGAGGTATTTGTTATGGCAAATGCAAATTTAAGTATTAGAGTTGATAAAGAAACAAAAGAAAAAGCAAACGAATTGTTTAACAAATTTGGATTGACAATGACAACCGCAGTAAATATGTTCTTAAAAACTGCAATTAGGGAAAATAGAATCCCTTTTGAATTGAAATTGGAAGAAGAGCCAAATGAAGTGACTTTAGAAGCAATGAGAGAAGCTGATAGAATTGCAAGAGATGATAGTGTAAAGGGGTATGACAGCATAGAGGAGTTGAGAGAGGCACTTGGTGTATAAAATTAAATTTACAGGACAATTCAAGAAAGAATTGAAATTAGCCAAAAAGCAAGGAAAAGATATTAATAAATTATTTAAAATCGTTGATATTTTAGCTCAAAAGAAAGTATTAGATATTAAATATAAAGATCATGCATTAATCAGTAATTACAAAGGATTCAGAGAATGCCATATAGAACCTGATTGGCTATTAATATATAAATATTATGATGACATTTTAGTATTATCTTTATCTCGTTTAGGTTCACACTCAGAACTGTTTTAGTATGGTTCTGAAATTTGAAAAACATTAAATAAGCAAAATTTCGTTAAAGAAAAAATAACTAAATACGAATGTATTTCTTTCGCCATAATTTTTATAATTATAAAACTTATTTATGCAAAAATAACTTTTGTTTGCGAAAGTGAGTGTAGTTTCTACGAAGCGAGTTTTATTTTTTCTTTATAAGAAAGTTTTGCGTAAAGCGGGGTTGTAAGGGCATGGCGTTTGATGCCCTTACGTTAAAAAATATATAAATAAAATAAGAAAAAACATTTATTAATAATAATATTTATAAATAAAATTATAAAAGTCTTTAAGATGAATAATTAAGAATTTTAGCAAAACTATCAAATTGATTTATAGAATTTTATTTCTATTTTAAAAATCGAGTTTTGTATTATAAAAAAATATGGTATAATTAATATGAAAAAAGATTGAAAGAGAAGGTGATTTTGATGAAAAAAATTTTTAATAAAAAGATTGGTGTTTTGATTTTTTCTTTGGTATGTGCGGGATTGGCAAATGCTGTACCTGTGAGAAGTGAGAATGAAGCAGTAAGACTTGTGCAAAATTCAATAGTTAAGCATAAATTTGGTGGTAGTGAAGGTATAGAATGCATGAGATTTTATGTTGATGAAACTGATGAGGAATTTGAAATTGATGTTCGAAGCAATAATGCGAAATGTGGTAGAGATCCGAATGTTGAGCCACGTTTGTTCAGTTATACTGTAAATAAGAGAATGGGTAAACTTGCAACAGATAACTTTGATTATGCTAACAGTTTGGGGTTGGAATGGGACGGAAGCTATAATCCGATAGATTAATTGTAATTATATTTAAAAAAAGAGTTGTCTAAATTGTTAAACTAGGCAACTCTAATCTTTTTTGCTAATTTTATATTTCAATTCTTTTAGTGATATTGGGTTTACTTTCAGTAAATCTTTATAAACGTTATTTAAGTGCTTAATTGCAGTTTTGTCGGTTGTTTTTATGCAAGTTTCGTGATTTAGCATAAATCCTGTGTCGGTAAAGTTTAAGGAACCTAAAAATGCAATTTTATTGTCAATTATGTAGATTTTGCTGTGAAGATCGTAGTTCTTGCTTAAAATATGAATATTAAAATTATCACGCAATGAATAGTAAAATTCATTGTTTTTTATTACTGTTCTTAAGAAAAATGTAAAAAGTCCTAGAAAAATTGTTAAAGCTAGAAGATTAGCTTTTGTAATTGGAAATACAGACTTTATAAAGGAAACATCAAAAAGAAACAGTGTAAAAATTTCCAGTATTAAAATCGACAAAATTAAATAGAGTATTATCAGTATAAGTTTTCCTAAGAGGAGAATAAATTTTCCAAAACCTGGCATTGAATGATATTTAAATAAGTTTTTTCGTAAAAAAGGATAAATTTTTTCATTATCTTTTGAAATAATATTTACCTGCACATCTTTATTTAATGAACTAAAAATATCTTCAGATATCATATTTCCACTTAAAAAGGGAGAAATTACTGTGACTGATTTTTTGGCTTTTTGGATTGTATTTCGTACACTAATGCCAGCTTTTTTTCCAACATAGATATCACAGGAAATCCCTTCTAAGAAAGGTTGCTCAGTTTTTGGAATATTTCTTGTTTTTGTAGTTTTTTTGGTTGTGTAGTTAGTTCGTCTTGTTGGCTTTTTTTTCATCATTTTCTTTTATATCAGGACTTTTTAAAAAGTCAGAAATCTCCTTCATTGTTCGGTTATCTTTTAAAATACTCGTGTGAGTAGTATTATTAATAATTTTAAAATTATCAGATTCCATTTTCGCAGTTTCCAAAGGCACCATTCCATCGTCCTTTCCACGAATTATCATTGAATATAGCGGATTATTTGTCTTATTTCCAATCAGAATCATATAATCGTAATTAGGCTCGCCAAGCTGATTTACAAAACTATCCTTTTTTGTGCTAAATTGTGGGACGACTTTTCCAAGCATAAATGGAAGTTTGTCTACAAATGGAACATCTGCGAGATGGCTTCCGTGCGATGGCGGAGAAATAAATACAACTTTTCCTAAATTTTCAAGAGTATTTTCCTTTAAATAATATCGTAAAATCCCAGTTCCCATCGAGTGTGCTACAAAATTAATCTTTATATTTTTTTGTACATTTTCATCATTTTTTTTATCTTTTCGTTTACCATTTTCATCAATTTCATAATACTGATTTTCTATTTTTCTATGCAAATTATCTGCATAAATTTGCCCGTTAATATCCTCAATATTTGGCTTTATATAACGTTCAACAATCTCTTCAGCAGTGTCCTTGGTAGTAGGATACTGAATATTGATAATCCTGTAATCATTCTTAAATTTTTGTGCGATACTTTCCATATCTGAACTTTTTCCATAAATACCGTGAAGAAGTATCATAAAATCCTGATTTTTTCGAGATTTATCATCTTTTTCATAATATGTCTTGATTTTATATTCATGGTAAAGAATTCCAGCAACAACATTTTGGGTTGCAACTGCTCCAGCTATTGTAATTATTGAGCCAATTAATATATTTTTTGTTATTTTATTCATTTTATTTCCTTCATTTATTTTTATTTAAGTTGTAAAATTCAAAAATTCCCGTTTCTCCAAGTTTTGCTACATATTCATCAATTTCTTTGATATATTCTGAAATTTTCTGTCCCTGTCCACCAGTTGCAATAACGTAAGCGTTTGGAAAGGAATTTTTGTATTGTAAAATCAATTCTTTTATTGCACCAACATTTCCGTAAAAGATACCGGCATTTATTTGTGAAATTGTATTTATTCCTAAAACTGTTTCAGGATTGGTAAATTCAATTTTTGGCAAGGCAGCGGTATTGCTAAATAAGGCATTTATTGAAAGTGTGATTCCAGGAAGAATGCAGCCACCCATATAAGTGGAATCTTTTATCATGTCAAAAGTTGTAGCTGTACCAAAATCAATTATTAAAAGTTCCTTTTCTGGATATAGTTTTTTTGCCGCTAAAATGTCTACAATCCTGTCTGCACCGAGACCACGTTCCATATTTGGCAAAATTTTTATTTCATTTTCTACATTGTCAAGTGTTACAAACATTGGATTGATGTTAAAATATTTTTTTCCAAGTCTTGTAAAATTTTCGTTAATATTTGGAACAACTGATGAAACAACAATATTTTTAATATCTGAAATTTCTAAATTGCTGTTTTTGGCAAATTCTTTTAACATTACAAAAAGAGTATCTTCAGTAAATTCCAGATGTGTTGGTATTCTGAAAGTTGCTAGAATATCGCCATTTTCATTATAAAAAATCGGTATAATATGTGTATTTCCAATATCAAATCCTAAAATCATTATTTTTCCTTTCTGTTAGTGAGTTTATTAAAAAATTAAACTCAAAATCTTGTCTAAATTTAAATATATAAAGATATTTTTTTATTTTACAAACAGCTTAATATAAGCAACAATTGATAAAATAACGCCTATAATCGCTTCTCCGCTCATTAATCCATTAGAAATTAAAAGCAGGTTTGAGTGAGATTTTTGTGAAATTCTGTTTCCAAAAAAACTTGCAAGTCCGCCTAAAAATACTGTTGAAGTTAAATAAAACGGCACATAGATTCCGATTCCAAAAGTTAAAACTGGTAAATTTAACAGGCTTAAAAGTAGTCCCGCTGCAAGTCCAATAAAGAAAATATTCAAAAACGGAATTCCGTTTATTACTGTTGCAACAATGGAGGCTTGTAATGCTATCAAATCGGTATTTTCTACTGGATCGATAGTTTTATAGACTCTGAAAAATACAAAAAATAAGAATGTTATTACAAAAGAACTTACGATTGAGCCGATTAATTCACCAAAAAGCTGTTCTGATGGATTTACTTTCATTTTATATCCCGATTTAAAGTCGTTTAGAATATCCCCAGAAAGTCCGCATGCGACAGCTATAATACAAGCTAGTAAAAATAACGTCAGAGTGTTTAAGTTTGTAGAAAATTTTATTCCGCCAATGTTTAATCCGTTTAACATTTTATTTAAAAATGAAATTACTAGAATTGTGATTATGGCGTAAATTTCCATTGGATTAACTCCAGTCTTTCCAGTCGAATAACCTGCGATTATCGTGCATAAAATCGAGATTAGGACTAAAACTAATGCAAGAAATATAGGAAGTTTATAAATAAAAATTATTATAATTATTGAAACGGCTGATAAAATAAATAATTTGGTAATGATACTTCTATTTTCTGAATTATTCTTTGATTTATTTGAAAAAATAATTTTTAAAATTACAGCAATTCCAATTCCAATCATAAATCCCATTCCAAAACTATTTTTCATAATGGGAAAATCAGCAATTTTAAACATTTTTGCAAGCGGTTCCCAAACAAAAATTACAGCAGCGCCACCTAAAAACCAGACAAATGTATTTAAAAATCCAAGCACATACCCGATTCCAACTAAAAGAGGCGATACGTAAAAGCTGAAAGGCACATTTTTTAGTGAAACTAATGCTGGAATAATAGGAGCTTTTCCTTTTGTAAAGCTAAAATCACGAAAAAGAGCCACAATTGAGCTAAATAACGTTCCAAATGAAACATAATGAAAACTCGCAGTATTTTTACCAGAATTTACAAGATTGTAAGCCGCTTCCCCAATTGGAAATTCCAAATCTTCTTCTTCAATTAACTTTGAACGAAAAATGTAGGACAAAAATGAACCTGCAATGCTTCCAATCAAAATTGTGATAAAAAGCAGCCGCTGATTTATGTCTGTTAATTTTCCGCCTAAAATAATGTAGGCTGGAACTGTAAAGGCAACTCCTCCCGCCACCATTGAACCAGCACTCATAATGGTATGTGTAATTGTAATTTCCTTATTATTCGTCTTTTTAAAGAATTTTAGTGCCATCATTGATAAAAGTGTAACCATTATCGTTGGCCATGGTAATGCTCCAAATTTGAGTACGATATAAAAAGAGCTGGCAGATACAAGTATTGCTCCAATAATTCCAATTAAAATTGATTCAAATGTTATATTTAATCCATTGATTTTGTTATTGTTTTTATTTGTTTTTGATGCTCTCTTTTTTGCCATTAAGTTTCCTCCTCATTTTGTTATTAAATTTTACTTCATTTTTGGGGTGTTTGTCAATGGAATTTTCTTTTATTGTTTGTTAAATTTGGAAAGAAAAAAGCTAAAATAAAAATTTTGATATAAATATCTAATACACAGTTTAACATAACTTGGAAATTTTAAAAGAATTATAAGAGAATTAATATTGAAAATTTTAAGAAATGATTATTAAGACTTCTTAAAAACAGAAATACTGTATTTAAAGTACTTTGTGGCGATTAAACTGTATCTAAAAATCACGTAAAATAACTACGTATGTAACAAATACGTAACAATTACACACTATATATTGTGGTTAAAATACAATAAATATCACAATATGTAGTGTTCATAAAAAAGGCGGCTGTCTGTTCAGCCGTCAAAAAATATATCAATTTATTTTTTCAATTTCTTTTCTCATCTTTTCAATGTTGGTATGTGTATATCTCTTAGTCATACTTATGTTTGTATGCCCTATTATTCCAGTTATTGCACTCTCGTTATCTGACACATCGCTTATCATTGTAGCGAAGGTATGCCTGGTATCGTGTATTGTGTGTGATATATCCAGCTTTTCCATTATTTTCAGAAATTCATTTTTTCTAAAATTGTTATAATTGTAGAAACTTTTTTCAGTTCTATTTGGAATCAGGTATTCTGTCTTGTTTTCCATTCTTTTAATTATGAGTGGGAGTATTTTTGGATGTATTGGTATTACACGATTTTTTCCAGCTTCAGTTTTACTTCCGCCAATGATTATATTTTGCTCTAAATCTACGTTTGTTTTTTGAAGTTTTAGAAGTTCGTTTATTCGCATACCTGTATAAATCAGAATTAAAATTACGTCAGCATATTCTAATTCAATAATGTTTTCCCACAGTAAAGCAATTTCTTCGCTAGTAAAAACCTTTCTTTCTATTTTTGGTTTATGTTTAGGCAATTTTATAAACTGGCTGTAGTCCTTGACGATTATATCCATCTCCATTGCATTTTTGAAAAGTATTCCTATGAAAGATTTTAAATTTTTTAAAGTTCCACTTGATAAATGGGAGAGATTATCTATAAAATTTTGAAGTTCTATAGTTCTTATATCTTTTATTTTTTTGTTGTATAAAGGCTTTAAATAATTGCACCACACTTTATAAGACTTCAGACTTGATTTTTCAATTGAGTTTTTTTTACTTTCCATTATTCTGTCTAGAATTTCTTTAAGTGTGACATCACTCAAGTTAATATTATACGGATTATCATTATAGTCTGCAAGGGCCTTTATCGCTTTGGCCTGTGTTTCATAGTACCCTAATACTTTCATTATCTGTCTGCCTTCCATATCAAAACCTGTTGTAATGCGTACTATAAAAGGTTTTCTTCTTTTCCCAGAAAGTTTTGATACACTTCCATATCCATTTGGATTTTTCATAAAAAAATCACACTCCTTGTATTGAATTTTAAAGGT contains:
- a CDS encoding type II toxin-antitoxin system YafQ family toxin → MYKIKFTGQFKKELKLAKKQGKDINKLFKIVDILAQKKVLDIKYKDHALISNYKGFRECHIEPDWLLIYKYYDDILVLSLSRLGSHSELF
- a CDS encoding YkvA family protein, which translates into the protein MLKRAKKLYEKYKKTNITAEDLKKAGKLKNNLGAVASKFGLLVRMLQADKRGEFKIPTMDKVKIIGAIIYVISTIDAVPDILPIIGFGDDIGVVAYVISKLGSLISEYEKFELQKKREEKDRNVDWDNLRVVNED
- a CDS encoding phospholipase D-like domain-containing protein, with the translated sequence MKKKPTRRTNYTTKKTTKTRNIPKTEQPFLEGISCDIYVGKKAGISVRNTIQKAKKSVTVISPFLSGNMISEDIFSSLNKDVQVNIISKDNEKIYPFLRKNLFKYHSMPGFGKFILLLGKLILIILYLILSILILEIFTLFLFDVSFIKSVFPITKANLLALTIFLGLFTFFLRTVIKNNEFYYSLRDNFNIHILSKNYDLHSKIYIIDNKIAFLGSLNFTDTGFMLNHETCIKTTDKTAIKHLNNVYKDLLKVNPISLKELKYKISKKD
- a CDS encoding GNAT family N-acetyltransferase, whose translation is MENINLKNFVNTYEETDVNKMLKNFKSISISNKKNDIETFLQEKAIKFEKSCISSTYLVYDDNIEEMLGYFTIANRSLILSKEELNVLSKTQQKKLSNSGSILRNGDLMTSSFLLGQLGKNYSDDILKKITGKDLLTSAYNLLLKIKELINTKYVWLECQNESRLINFYRDFGFKLLEHIISDEGLKVMIMELK
- a CDS encoding type II toxin-antitoxin system RelB/DinJ family antitoxin; translation: MANANLSIRVDKETKEKANELFNKFGLTMTTAVNMFLKTAIRENRIPFELKLEEEPNEVTLEAMREADRIARDDSVKGYDSIEELREALGV
- a CDS encoding type III pantothenate kinase codes for the protein MILGFDIGNTHIIPIFYNENGDILATFRIPTHLEFTEDTLFVMLKEFAKNSNLEISDIKNIVVSSVVPNINENFTRLGKKYFNINPMFVTLDNVENEIKILPNMERGLGADRIVDILAAKKLYPEKELLIIDFGTATTFDMIKDSTYMGGCILPGITLSINALFSNTAALPKIEFTNPETVLGINTISQINAGIFYGNVGAIKELILQYKNSFPNAYVIATGGQGQKISEYIKEIDEYVAKLGETGIFEFYNLNKNK
- a CDS encoding esterase/lipase family protein encodes the protein MNKITKNILIGSIITIAGAVATQNVVAGILYHEYKIKTYYEKDDKSRKNQDFMILLHGIYGKSSDMESIAQKFKNDYRIINIQYPTTKDTAEEIVERYIKPNIEDINGQIYADNLHRKIENQYYEIDENGKRKDKKNDENVQKNIKINFVAHSMGTGILRYYLKENTLENLGKVVFISPPSHGSHLADVPFVDKLPFMLGKVVPQFSTKKDSFVNQLGEPNYDYMILIGNKTNNPLYSMIIRGKDDGMVPLETAKMESDNFKIINNTTHTSILKDNRTMKEISDFLKSPDIKENDEKKANKTN
- the pepF gene encoding oligoendopeptidase F, with product MERNEIKQEYKWNLSDIYENYSAWEKNFEKVSELKKELAGFKGQFGNEGKLLEFFQKQEEMDKISYKLYRYPQLARDLNSSAKEAVEHLQKVQFLFAEISTELSWVNSELVDNRENIEKWIEKKEFDDYRFGLKNLFRLQKHILEEKESKLLSYYSSFFSAPRSIYSEVTVTDVEWPQVTLNSGEEVDVTPANYSKILSTNRNQEDRKLMFQTFYTIYEKKKNTIAAIYNSILQKGIASKKAYNYDSFLLSHLESDNIPEEIYLNLVNTAKNNTKPLQRYLKLRKKILGLEKYYNFDGSINLIEFDKEYEYDDAKEIVLNSVAPLGKDYVEKMKKAISEGWLDVFEAKGKRTGAYSAGVYGVHPYMLLNYNKTLDSVFTLAHELGHTLHTLYSDENQPFSMADYTIFVAEVASTFNERLLLDYMLENTDDPKERIALLEQEIGNIVGTFYFQALLADYEYQAHKLAEAGEPITAEVLSKIMEDLFDKYYGDIIEKDDLIYIFWARVPHFFNSPFYVYQYATCFASSAILYEKMINSSDESEKKQTLDKYIQLLSSGGNDFPMEQLKKAGVDLSKIETIEAVAKQFDSLLDKLEVEINKL
- a CDS encoding YlmH family RNA-binding protein, which codes for MKKENFLRQFPKEMEYLASKLYNCYEVAKEYEIMSFTEEFYTPNFWKKLGKRMDGLNVICDGVFADSDRRQIAFVPDSFIAGNRDVYDNFAKNGKSLVQDDEKIEDYADCNNEFSENSFQFPNKLLKILIDSRFREYLHKDFLGSLMGLNIKRELMGDLILENEGRKISGYIPVSEKIADYIISELKQIGKASCEIEIIDTKNKNILPQYKYDDKLITVPSKRLDSIVSTITNLSRTKVIEPIEKGKVLVDYVEEKDKSKMLEIGSLITIRGFGKYKLFLDKGETKKGKERILVKKYI
- a CDS encoding OPT/YSL family transporter, with the protein product MAKKRASKTNKNNNKINGLNITFESILIGIIGAILVSASSFYIVLKFGALPWPTIMVTLLSMMALKFFKKTNNKEITITHTIMSAGSMVAGGVAFTVPAYIILGGKLTDINQRLLFITILIGSIAGSFLSYIFRSKLIEEEDLEFPIGEAAYNLVNSGKNTASFHYVSFGTLFSSIVALFRDFSFTKGKAPIIPALVSLKNVPFSFYVSPLLVGIGYVLGFLNTFVWFLGGAAVIFVWEPLAKMFKIADFPIMKNSFGMGFMIGIGIAVILKIIFSNKSKNNSENRSIITKLFILSAVSIIIIIFIYKLPIFLALVLVLISILCTIIAGYSTGKTGVNPMEIYAIITILVISFLNKMLNGLNIGGIKFSTNLNTLTLFLLACIIAVACGLSGDILNDFKSGYKMKVNPSEQLFGELIGSIVSSFVITFLFFVFFRVYKTIDPVENTDLIALQASIVATVINGIPFLNIFFIGLAAGLLLSLLNLPVLTFGIGIYVPFYLTSTVFLGGLASFFGNRISQKSHSNLLLISNGLMSGEAIIGVILSIVAYIKLFVK